The genomic interval GCCGCCATCAACACCCCACCACGCACCTCGGAGGCCGGCGTCTCGCCCTTACATGCGAAAAGTCTATACTACCCTTCCACCTCTCTTGAAGAAACGGTACCACTATAAGAGCTAATGGTACCGCACGGTACCGAGcaatctcaaccgtttgatttgtCCCAACGGACGGCTAGGATTTGGTACCGCCTTCCTCTGCTGGACGGTAGCAAATCTCATTatataacggagggagtagtagtgaTGAAGAGGACACTGTGCGGTCGGTCGAGTTAGGCTGTCACGGCGCGTGTCACGTCTTGTACAGAGCGGTTGGCGACCACTTCACTCTACTATACGGAGTACTTTGATGTGGTCAATGGCAGTTTCGTTCGTCAATCCGATGCGGTACATGGCACAGAGGAGTACTCCTACTGGTGACTGGTGAACACTGTAGATCACACTGGCCGTCTGGAGTCTGGAGTCTGGACCGCACCAGCAGACATTTTGGGGAATCGTTCGTTGGGCTCCACCGTGCAAGAGATGGTGGAGAAATGTACCGATGCCAGACTGCCAGTGGACACGTAGTGGCTTATTGCTCCCTGATACGTGCAGCGTATCCAATAATCTGCCTGACCTGGAGGCCCTTGGCCTTTTGGAGCTTGTAGTGCGACCATGAGAGGCTGGAGGATTAATGGTAGTGTCAGTTACGCACCAGTTTTCAGTTTGAGCTGATTATAGGAGATTAGGAGTTGGTAGGAGTAGTTGCTAATTGCAACCTGTGCAGGCATTGCTAATTCTGCCTTTATACCTGTGTTGGTTGTTAGTGTTTTGAAGAGCGCTCAAGCTCACTTTGCGATCGGCAGCCTTGCCCCACATATCAAATGCACCGTACTTCATTGTCCATAACTAGCATAATGCACAGGCAGAACAGCTTTCTGGGTCAGGGGTTTGCTTTAAGAAGGTGTTCTTTTTATACTTTGTAGTACATTTCTTCTCGCGGCCGCAGTCGAGTACGCAGTCTGCGCATTTCGTCGTTCTTTCCTCTTCTTTCCACCAACGTAGTATTGCAATTTGCACAGCAAAGCGTGGTGTAAATATTTATAATGAACTTGCCACATCATTGTATCAGTTTGATTAACACCCATTTCTAAAATCATATGGCAGTAGTGGCAGGGAAATTGCTACAGACAGTTTCAGAGCACTGAAAGGATCCCTCGACTTTATCAGATGGTTACGAGCGACGCCATCACTCCATTGTCTGGTGCGCTAGCCGAAGCTGGAGAGCAATTTGAAACTTTACAAAAGGGCACCACTGCTCGCTGATTACAGCAAATGCATTGACCAACTAGTAGAAACTGCCACACACACATGTGGCGAAACGCACAAAGTTACGAGGCCCAGAAGAGCCAAACTGGGTTGAGCAAATGAGCCCACGAGGCTAGTCTACACATCGGACGTGCAGGAATCCACAAAGACCACAACACGGAACTGCTCCAGAGTTATCGCGTGGTTATCATGCGTGGTaacatttttagtttttaaaaccACGATACACCTCGTGATAATCGTATGGTTTTTTATAAGCACGCGGTTACTGTGTAACCGTCAAACGGTAGGGTGACGGTAACCTCACCCAAATGGTTTGGCAAGCCTGACTATCTCTCGGCACGGACGCGGAATCCACACCGAACGAGCCTTCCAGCACCTGCATCACATGCTCCCCATGGTTGGTCACAACTTCCTCTGCTGGATGCATCATCATGCTTCCTGCGATCTTGGACAAGTAGCAGCTGCATGTGCGTGGTATTCCTCTTCCCACAATTCcacatcacctcaattatttttagcctttgaaTAATTTATAAAGTATATAAATTACATCTCTTCATATCACCTTAATTGTTTTTAGGttttggatgattcatcaaggATATAAATTATATCTCTTCCTCCTAAAAGGCACACCATACAACTCAATTATTTATAACTTATGTATAACcgataaatgtaaaaaaataaacacatgaaaaaaactGTATATaggtaagaaagaaaaaaaatttaaaagtcaTATCTACTGTATTATCGTATAATTCTCCTGCAGCAACACGCAGGGTaccatctactccctccatctacaaaagttacacctgtttcacatttgagtttttccaaataagttgttcctatgtgtagtctttatgcattgaatgaagaaataaattaaatgttttattagaacccaaGAAGTCATCAAAATAcgcattggttgcatgcttttatttactccttgattttgtaacatccaagataatttaatttctccttgattTTGGTGCCAAAAATAATATGTGTaattttgtggatggagggagtagttagaaAAAATATTACTGCTACGAGTAATAAATAAAACCTTTGGAAATTCCAAACTAAAAATGTCCTTAAACAGGGCCATCTTTGGTTACGCGGAAGCGCCGTGAGCCACTCCCTTCTCGGCGAGTACGGCTCCGACAAAATAAATCACCGCGCGTCGCCGGGGGCATCCACCGCGGCGACCCTTGacttcctcccccttctctcctcctcccacaaAACGTGACCGAATCCGGCTGATCCGAGCCCGCCGACCTCCCCGGCTTCCCCCGATCCGGCGACgatggatggcggcggcggaggcgacgcctTCGGGTCCGCGACCGCGCCGCTGGCCTGGCACGACTTCCTGGAGCGCATGCGCcagccctccgccgccgacttCGTCAAGTCCATCAAGGGGTTAGCTCCGCCACAAATTTTCGGTGCTAGGCATATGCTCGATCTCAGTTCGTGGTCTAGGGATCCGAGACGGAAAGCGTGTGCCGCGATTGGTTCGTGTTACGCGGCGCGTGTTGGTTCGATAGTGTGTGGTGCGGGGATGGGCGATTTTGCTGGTATAGTGGGGATTTGGGGAGCATTTGGCGTGGGTTCAAGGGGATTACGTTCCCGTGTCCTTCAATATGTGTTAGCAAGGCGATATGACCGATCGCCGTGCCGGTTTTGTGGGGGGAGCTTAATCTAGGGTTGCTGTTTGTCTCTTCGCCTACCTGTTAACCGTCGTCTGTGTAGTTCCGAGGTGAAGTTTAATGCCATTCCTATTTTCTATGTCTAGGGTTACTGCATTTGGATAGATGAGTCGCAGCACAATCGATATAATTGATCAGTGTGCCGGCAATGCAACAATGCGATGTGTGTGGGGGTTGTTTGAGGAAAATTGCATGATCGGTTTATGCACTTTGGGTGAAATATCTACCTTGGATACAGAGCATAGAAGTTAACATGCTTATTTAGAAATACATGAGTTGGGATTTATGCACAGTGGCAATGACACATAGTAGCCAAGGTTGTATCTGGAGATTCAACAGTTGGGAGGACACCATAGTTAATTCTTGACAAATACGCTTTTCTATATGTTAGGCCAGAAGCTGGGAATTTGGAATTAAGGCTTTGTAAACTAGTGAGTTTACTTAATTCTTCTACATGTAGGAGCACGCTTCAGCGCTGCCTTCTTTGCCtttctttttttaccttttAAAATACTAGATCCAGCATCCATAACTAACCAATACTTGACATTTATGTATGTTTTCGTATGGGAAATACATCATTTATGTTGTTATGTTTCATGTTATACAGCTTTATCGTAACGTTCTCGAACAGAGCTCCTGACCCTGAACATGATAGTGCGGCTGTTCAAGAATTCCTGGAAAATATGGAAGGTGCTTTCAGGGCTCACACCCCCTGGGCTGGAAGTTCTGAAGAAGAACTAGAAAGTGCCGGTGAGGTAATCAATTTCCTTGTTCCGTGGTACTGCTGATATAGTAATATTACATAACTAGAGAGATGAACATCAAAATTGAATTTCAGAGCTCTATGTTCTTGTTGATTACCTGCTTGCAAAGTAAGTCGTTAAATTTGGTTTGTCCAAATGTCTTATGGGTAATTTCCGTATGAACTTTCTATAGATAAGATATGCCtgtgttctttttatttttggatttttaattGATGTCACTGTGCTATATGAGTATATGATTCTTGATTCGTGGACCATGCTGTCTTTCCTTTTTGACATGATCGGATTAATGCATTGACTAAAATCTGTTAGACAACGGGATGAACTAAACATCCTATTTTGGTTCTACTTTAACATGAGATGAATTATTTCTGTCTTTCATTTTCCAGTTATCCTATTTTCTGGTGACCATGCTTGCTTGCCAAAGATTCAGGCAGTCAATCCATCATGTTATCATAATCTCTGTGTTTAACAGAGATACATAATAAATGCATCTGACTTGTATTTACTCCCATCGGAAATTTGGAATGCACGGCTTCATCAAATTATCTCAGGCATTTTGATTAAGAATGTGTTGGAGTACTAGGAAGGAACTTAGCATCCATTATTGATAGAGAAGAAAATGGTGAGAAAACCTGCGTTAGAAGGGATTCGAACTCAGGCCGGTGCTCTGCTCCTGGCAGCTCCCTGCCAGCCGAGCTAGGTGCCTTTCTTAGACACTTTGATTAAGACTGGCAGTTACGTGGAATTATTAACTTATTCCACTAGTAATGTTGCTGTTTTTAAAGTGCAGTTCAAACTCGATACTTTTAAACTTAAACTCTCCTTTTTCACTCTCGCTCTACCCTTACCTACCGAGTTCCTCTTCATCTTATTGATATATTCCATAAAATGTCATAATGTTTACTTGCATATTCTCCAATATATTTGTCGTTATATCAACATTTGGATTGTCTTGTATTGTGATTTTAGGGCCTTGAGAAATACGTTATGACAAAGCTGTTCAATCGGGTATTTGCTTCTGTCCCGGAAGATGTGAAGAGTGATGAAGAACTTTTTGAGAAGATGTCTTTGTTACAGCAGTTTATACGGCCTGAAAACTTGGATATCAAACCAGAATATCAAAGTGAAACATCATGGCtggtatggaagttgatttccTCTCTTTATACATTTTTAGATTTGTGAAGATCTGTTACAGTGCAGAACCTTTCAATAACATTGAACTACTTGGGTATTGAGGAACCTGTTGAACCTGTCTGTCTGAAGTATATTTATAAACTAATGCTTGCATGTGAATAACATTCTGCCCACTTCTTATATACACTCGCTATTTAGTTTATGGCATTATCATCACAGTAATGCTGCCACTGTCAACCCTAATCTGCGTACTGTGGTCTAATGTCAATTCTTTTTGCTTGCAAGGACCTTAATTAAGGGAATACTTCCAGTGGCATGCATTAACTGGCTCagtgttcaaatatataaatgttcTTTACTAACATATGTTCCCTTCTTTGTACAGCTTGCACAGAAGGAGCTGCAGAAGATAAACATGTATAAGGCTCCAAGGGATAAGCTTGCTTGCATCCTGAACTGCTGTAAAGTCATCAACAACCTACTTCTAAATGCGTCTATTGTATCAAATGAAAATCCCCCGGGAGCTGATGAATTCCTTCCAGTCCTCATCTATGTTACCATAAAGGTATGATTCACTACTTGTTAAAGTACTGGTTGATGATACAAATGAACCATCAAATATTGACAATATTATATTAAGTTGTTGGTGCTGTATTGGAGAAAGAAAATTTGCCCCCTTTGATATGGCACAGATTAGGTGTCGACTTGATGGTGACTATTTGTGTATCACCTACTCAACTTTgatattttctagaaaaaatataagCCTATTATTGGTGCAGTGGTACGTGATTTGTTGGGCACATTGCCTCTTAATAGAGTTGTCAGTGCGCTGTGCAACCTCATTTACTGTTGCTTCGTATTACTTTTAGTTCCAACTTCTACCTATCTATTATGATGCAGGTTCCATGTCTAATCTAATAGTGAGCGAGTTTTGTACTGAAATAGTTTGCCAGATTTGAGAGCAACCTTGTCATGCACTCATGCCCATCAGTACATGTGCTTAGAGCAACCATGAATCTGTGAACCATCAGTTGGGCATCCCTCCTCTGGCTAGGCACTACATCAGTTTTGATTACAAATGATGGTTAAACTTTCATTACAAACCTAATAGTTGGCATTTGAGTGGTTGTGGACTTGCTTTTGAAAACTGCAGCAAATGACCATAAAGGGCTTAAGATCAGATCATGTACGGTTATCACTTTACTTTTCTCTTCATTACCGGAAAGAGCTTGTCAACTACTGAATGGTAAGAGTTAATGATATTTGTGCTCTTCTAGTTTGGCCTCTCAAGGTATTACGTGCTTCTGGAATTACTGCAGTTAGCCTAAACTACCCTTGCACCGCAATTCAGCATTAGTCGTAGTTTTGTTCTATCATCTGAACTACAATGTTATGATCCTTTTGCCTGAAAATCATCTGTAAAGTGTTTTTATTTGTCTTTTAAATTAAGGTAGCCAAAAGAATTTAAGCAGTAGCTGTTCTTAATGCAGGCAAATCCTCCACAGTTACActcaaatctattatatatacagCGATACAGACGTCAATCACGGTTGGTGTCAGAAGCTCAGTATTTCTTTACAAACATCTTATCCGCTGAGTCTTTCATCTGGAACATTGATGGGGAATCATTATCAATGGATGAACGAGATTTCCAAAAGAAGATGGACTTGGCAAGGGAACGCTTGTTGGGATTATCAGCTAGCTCAGAGAATCAGGACAACCAAAACAATCTTGATGTACGGGAGCAAAAATCACAAACACTGAAAGCTAGCAGGGATTCTGATGTCAATCTCTCTTTGAAAGATAATTTCCAAGGTCCTGGACTGGAAATGAGAAGGGACAGTGATGCAAGTAGTAACCCAGTTGAGCATGTGCAATCGATTTCTGATTTGGAGAAGAAAGGAGCAGCCGAGCTTCTCAAGGATGATGACTTGAACAAAAAAATTCAAGAGTACCCATTCCTTTTTGCCCGCTCTGGTGATCTGACTGTTGCTGATGTAGAAAACCTTTTAAACTCCTACAAGCAGCTAGTACTAAAGTATGTAGCGCTTTCGCAAGGGATGGGTATCAACCTTGAAAACCCTCCTGTTCAGAGCATGCAAACTGTTTCTGATCTTGTGGAATCTGAGGAGCCTAAAAATGTGAAGAATGCAGTAAATTTCAGCGAAGGAAGCAGCAAAACCAGTGATGACATAAAAAATGATACTCTTTATTCAGAAGTAGACAACACGGGTACCCAACAAACTGCGGTTGACCCAAGTTATCAGAAGGCACAGCAGGATGAAGCATCAGATCAACCTGAACATGCATGAGTTGTTGGTCAAGTATGGTTGGCCGTCGAAATACAGGGAAAACGTTGTCAACGGCGGGTCATTCTCTTATATCAAGGGGTGACAACTGGTTACAGAGAAGTGGGTGCATTGCTGTGCTCCTGAAGCCACAAAATGTAAATGCTGGAAACTAGAATATAGAGATTCAAGTCCCTGGAAACTAGAATATAGAGATTCTCTTATATCAGCGTCGAGGAAGATCAAGATTCATTCTGCTGAAGCAAAGCTCCTTGTCCCGACGTTCGTTCATTGATCCTTTGGTTATGGACTCTTCAAGTTTGATTTTGCGGTTAATACCATTTTGGTAAACCATTTTACTTTTGTAGTTCAAAttaaaatatccacatgtgAAATTAGATCCAAGAGAAAATGGCATGAAACATAATTTGATCGTCTTCTAGTTGTTGTCTTTAGCTGCTAGTACTAGTGCATACCGATGTTCGTCTTCTACAGATTAGTTATCACCGGTGTTTTGAGCACCTCAACttcatttgtttggtttaaatGGACATAATTTCAGGGAACTATTCCTTCCCTGTCGATTCATCGATTCACGTCAGTAGTATAGTATACCTATTCAATGATACATCTATGACAAAAGCGATTGAGATCTACAAAAAGATTTCTATCAATTCTTCTTCTTGCaaagttttgtttttgtttccaagtttttcttttttcagaaaaGGAAATTCGAAAGGCGATGCTCAGGGGCAACCCAATTTTCATAGTTtgtaataataagattaaaaggCTACATACGTGTTGGCCCTGCATCGCAGGATGAGTTGTCCAGAACATGCATGGTTTAGCTACTGTCTATGGTCCCGATTTGCGCTGCTGTGGAGTCAACCCATTCACCACTCGATTTAAAGAGGACACGCGTACTTTCTATATGCTTTGTTTGAAAACTTGCCGACGTGCGAAATCTAATGCTTATAAGCTTAAACAAGGACTACTCGACCATTGGTTAAAAACCTTAGGCTAATCTGTTAATACGATACATTTTACTGTCTTAACCTGGAAGGTacgaaaaatttctatagaaaatttgatATTAAGCAATGAAACAGTAAAAGAGGCAACCGGCCGTGTGAACAGCTTGAGAATCATCAACCCTTCACTCGTACGAAAAAACAAAACTTAAAAATGGGAAAGGAAAACATCGACGGATGCGCAGGAATCTAGCTGGATCGATCGAAAGCAGTGTATCTATGCATGTGTTCACCTTTACAACACCCAAAAACTCTTAACAGCTAGCCTGCGAAGCTGCTTCAGCACCAAGCCTCCGCAGGGGGACACAAAGCGCGTCGTCCCGGGCGATTTCAGATTAAACTAACCAATCAAGAAATTAAATTAGAACAGAAATGGAACAAATCCAACCAGTATCCAATGCACTCACAGTCTCATTCAACAACCCGTACAGTGTAACACCGTAAAATACTTATATAAATTACAACCATATTAATTAATCAAGATATTatcaaagaaaagaagaagaatctaTGGAAGAACTGAAGCCATGGACCAAGGCCTAATTAACCTAGCTTTCGATGCTCAAAGAGAGGAGAAATTGATTGGATCAATGGTAGTATTGTGTTGCATGGGCGAATGGATTCACGATCGATTTCCTAGGCTCCTAGCTAAGCTAGCAGAAGCTCCACAGCCTCATcagctcgccgtcctcctcgggctcctccCACGGCGACGAGAACGCCGTGCCGCCGGCGGCCATTAGATCCATGAACTTCGGCGACGCGAACGCGTCCAGCTCCGTCCACAGCTCATGGTCCCcctccagcggcggcgagcaaaCGTTGGCCGCggcagacgacgacgacgacggcgtcgtcgcGTGGTCCAGCacgtcaccgccgccggagcttcCCAGCGTGGACAGCGAGGTCGCTCtcgacgtcggcgtcgacgaCATCGCCTCGGCGCTGCACGAGCAGCtttcgtcgacgacgacgccggcggcggcggcgtcgaatgccgccgccgcggcggccgcgacgcgcTGGATGGACCTCGGCGACATGTCGCCCGCCGCCGAGTCCGTGCCCCCCCGGTGGatgtcgaggcggcggcgagacgaggcggaggaggggaagtTGAGGACGGCGTCGGAGCCCTTGAGGCAGAGCAGCGCGGCGTCGtaggcgcgcgccgcggcctccGGCGTGGCGTAGGAGCCCAGCCAGATCCGCCGCTTCTGGTGCGGCGCCCTGATCTCCGACACCCACGACCCCCAGCTCCGCATCCTCACCCCCTTGTACGGCCTCACCGccaacgccgctgccgccgccgtcgtcaccttcctatcacctccgccgccgctgcacgacgccgcgccaccgcctaagccggccgccgccgtcgcgccggcaGCAGCAATGCACTTGTTGCTCGTGTTCTTCACcatggccgcgcgcgcgccgtgtcGAGGTGCTCAGTGCGCAGTGCTCGCTAACTCCAGTAGTGTCGCGTAAGCAAAGCCGCGGGTTATTTATAGCGGGCGATCAGCCGATCACTCGAGTTGAGTCCCAGCGCACGCAAAGGGCAGGAGCACGTCGTCGTGTGGAAAGGGTTTCGAGTTAGAGCCAACCCAAACCCAAGCTATCTATCTCTATCGCTCGCCTTTCCATTTGGACGCGCTCGCTTTAACAAAGCGGGAGTACTACCACTACCCTTGTAGTCTTCTCGCTTCGTAAGGATTTGCCGAAATTTTCAAAGGATTTTTCAAACGGACAAGGCTGGCTAGATCGCACACCAGCTCGGACAAATCTGTACCTGTACTAGAATTTCTAGCTCGTACTCTCGAACTCTAATGTATCCAATGTACGTACTTGTACTAAGAAGAGCTCGGGGTCTTTAACTGTTACTGACTACTTGGCTCCTCTTCGACGTACTCGTTGTATTGCCGATCGATTGGACGAATTTGCCATCGGCTTATTACTACATGAGAAGCTAGCTGGAGAATGGAGATAGATCATGGCGATGGCATGGGAGAACGGgagctgcctgcctgcctgacGAAGTTTCAGAGGTTGCAGCGCTAATTGTCGCGAGAGAAATGGGACTTCCACATGCATGCACGGGCTGCCGAACCTGCCTGATGCTGTCGGAAAACTAATAATGGAGATGCAGGGGAAAAGCATATATAAAACCATCTGAAAGATTTGGCTGCCGCGCTCGTGAAATCAGAAACTAGTACTAACAAGGAAAGCATAGAAAAAGTTACTACCGTGTTTGCTTTCCATTTC from Oryza glaberrima chromosome 3, OglaRS2, whole genome shotgun sequence carries:
- the LOC127767723 gene encoding vacuolar protein sorting-associated protein 9A, whose amino-acid sequence is MDGGGGGDAFGSATAPLAWHDFLERMRQPSAADFVKSIKGFIVTFSNRAPDPEHDSAAVQEFLENMEGAFRAHTPWAGSSEEELESAGEGLEKYVMTKLFNRVFASVPEDVKSDEELFEKMSLLQQFIRPENLDIKPEYQSETSWLLAQKELQKINMYKAPRDKLACILNCCKVINNLLLNASIVSNENPPGADEFLPVLIYVTIKANPPQLHSNLLYIQRYRRQSRLVSEAQYFFTNILSAESFIWNIDGESLSMDERDFQKKMDLARERLLGLSASSENQDNQNNLDVREQKSQTLKASRDSDVNLSLKDNFQGPGLEMRRDSDASSNPVEHVQSISDLEKKGAAELLKDDDLNKKIQEYPFLFARSGDLTVADVENLLNSYKQLVLKYVALSQGMGINLENPPVQSMQTVSDLVESEEPKNVKNAVNFSEGSSKTSDDIKNDTLYSEVDNTGTQQTAVDPSYQKAQQDEASDQPEHA
- the LOC127768107 gene encoding ethylene-responsive transcription factor ERF013-like; amino-acid sequence: MVKNTSNKCIAAAGATAAAGLGGGAASCSGGGGDRKVTTAAAAALAVRPYKGVRMRSWGSWVSEIRAPHQKRRIWLGSYATPEAAARAYDAALLCLKGSDAVLNFPSSASSRRRLDIHRGGTDSAAGDMSPRSIQRVAAAAAAAFDAAAAGVVVDESCSCSAEAMSSTPTSRATSLSTLGSSGGGDVLDHATTPSSSSSAAANVCSPPLEGDHELWTELDAFASPKFMDLMAAGGTAFSSPWEEPEEDGELMRLWSFC